A genomic stretch from Longibacter salinarum includes:
- a CDS encoding LOG family protein, which yields MYECCPDRVIEIESSTELVAHIETHGSMKDIVVQGLDLRSEVMEEVVQRVPAEDACFLGCRMTSATDEHIRNTGGTIFPAFTGLPFHPYRASLYSTKELMDGYRRGEYESLHETADRRIYDYFKARTKVSQAVPVMDALAFRIHDHAVDDALADLLHDPPDNPDSHLDHVLPETDRRRVVGVMGGHRLERDSPTFRQVAVIGWKLARAGFFVATGGGPGAMEAANLGAYLSAHELDVVHNAVDTLAAAPHYEDEAYFDLAYQILDTYPDGADSLAIPTWFYGHEPSNLFPSHVAKYFANSIREDGLLAIATHGVIYAPGSAGTIQEIFMDAAQNHYETFGAASPMVFLDREYWTETKPVYPLIETLAEGTPYADVLSLHNDVDDIVEDILTHARNRNVTATE from the coding sequence CTGCGGTCCGAGGTCATGGAGGAGGTGGTCCAGCGCGTGCCAGCCGAAGACGCCTGTTTTCTCGGATGCCGAATGACGAGCGCGACAGACGAACACATCCGCAACACCGGAGGGACGATCTTTCCCGCCTTCACCGGCTTGCCGTTTCACCCCTACCGGGCGTCCCTCTACAGCACGAAGGAACTCATGGACGGGTATCGGCGCGGGGAGTACGAGAGCCTGCACGAAACCGCCGACCGGCGCATCTACGACTACTTTAAGGCGCGGACGAAGGTCAGTCAGGCGGTGCCTGTGATGGATGCCCTAGCTTTTCGCATCCACGATCACGCCGTTGATGACGCGCTCGCCGATCTTCTCCATGACCCACCGGACAACCCGGATTCGCATCTGGACCATGTTCTTCCAGAGACCGATCGACGGCGTGTGGTTGGCGTCATGGGAGGTCACCGGCTGGAGCGCGACAGTCCGACGTTCCGACAGGTTGCTGTTATCGGGTGGAAGCTCGCGCGGGCCGGCTTTTTCGTCGCCACGGGAGGCGGACCGGGAGCGATGGAAGCGGCAAATCTCGGCGCGTACCTTTCCGCGCATGAACTCGATGTCGTGCACAACGCTGTGGATACGCTTGCGGCCGCACCTCATTATGAGGACGAGGCGTACTTCGATCTCGCATACCAGATTCTCGACACCTATCCAGACGGAGCCGACAGTCTCGCGATTCCAACGTGGTTCTATGGGCACGAGCCCTCGAACCTATTCCCGAGCCACGTTGCCAAGTATTTCGCGAACAGCATTCGGGAGGACGGTCTTCTTGCGATCGCTACTCACGGCGTGATCTATGCGCCCGGAAGTGCGGGAACCATCCAGGAAATTTTTATGGATGCGGCCCAGAATCATTACGAAACGTTTGGTGCTGCCAGCCCGATGGTATTTCTCGACCGCGAATATTGGACAGAGACCAAGCCTGTGTATCCGCTTATCGAAACGCTAGCAGAAGGGACACCCTATGCAGACGTGTTGAGCCTCCACAATGATGTGGATGACATTGTCGAAGATATTCTCACGCATGCAAGGAATCGAAACGTCACGGCAACGGAATAA